In Arsenicicoccus sp. oral taxon 190, the following are encoded in one genomic region:
- a CDS encoding sugar ABC transporter permease, with the protein MWALFPIMFLVSAALNPSGQLATSSLLPTAFSTDNFAALAQDPGRPYWSWYKNSLIICLVGSLLSMFIAALAAYAFSRLRFAGRRVGLLSLLLLQLFPAILALVAMYITFAKVGDIVPAFGLNTTMGLILAYMGGAMGSNVWLLKGYFDTIPKEMDEAAIVDGASHARIFFTMTLRLVGPILVTVFMLSFVGLFGEFMLASVFLKDVDQQTLGVGLWSLSKGRDANERFGFFAAGSLLCSLPVMLLYLAFQKQLVGGLTQGSVK; encoded by the coding sequence GTGTGGGCGCTGTTCCCCATCATGTTCCTGGTCTCCGCCGCGCTGAACCCCTCGGGCCAGCTGGCGACGTCGTCGCTGCTGCCCACGGCGTTCTCGACCGACAACTTCGCGGCGCTGGCCCAGGACCCGGGCCGGCCCTACTGGAGCTGGTATAAGAACTCCCTGATCATCTGCCTGGTCGGCTCGCTGCTGTCGATGTTCATCGCGGCGCTGGCGGCGTACGCCTTCTCGCGGCTGCGGTTCGCGGGGCGTCGGGTGGGCCTGCTGTCGCTGCTGCTGCTGCAGCTCTTCCCCGCGATCCTGGCGCTGGTGGCCATGTACATCACCTTCGCGAAGGTGGGGGACATCGTCCCGGCGTTCGGGCTCAACACGACGATGGGTCTGATCCTCGCCTACATGGGCGGGGCGATGGGCTCCAACGTGTGGCTGCTCAAGGGCTACTTCGACACCATCCCCAAGGAGATGGACGAGGCCGCCATCGTCGACGGGGCCAGCCACGCGCGGATCTTCTTCACGATGACGCTGCGGCTGGTCGGCCCGATCCTGGTGACGGTCTTCATGCTGTCCTTCGTCGGCCTCTTCGGAGAGTTCATGCTGGCCAGCGTCTTCCTGAAGGATGTCGACCAGCAGACCCTCGGGGTGGGGCTGTGGTCGCTGTCCAAGGGTCGTGACGCCAACGAGCGGTTCGGCTTCTTCGCGGCCGGATCCCTGCTGTGCTCGCTGCCGGTGATGCTGCTCTACCTGGCCTTCCAGAAGCAGCTCGTCGGCGGCCTCACCCAGGGGTCGGTCAAGTAA
- a CDS encoding LacI family DNA-binding transcriptional regulator encodes MRPPRLVDIAAHAKVSEATVSRVLNDKPNVAESTRQAVLTALDVLGYERPFQLRRKTAGLVGLIVPELDNPIFPILAQIIETALAQHGYTAVLCTQTPGGMHEDDYTEMLLDRGVAGIIVVSGQHADTTTSPDRYLRLREGGLPLVLVNGYYPGIDASFLSNDDVASMDLSLTHLVQLGHTEIGLAVGPDRYVPVIRKIEGYRAGMERLLGRTDVDGLVETTLFSVEGGASAATRLIGKGCTAIVCGSDLMALGAIRAARALGRRVPEDVSVIGYDDSALMAFTNPPLTTVHQAVVAMGEASVRSLLDEIEGSPVPRTEFLFQPELVVRASTAPAPR; translated from the coding sequence ATGCGTCCGCCACGTCTCGTGGACATCGCCGCTCACGCCAAGGTGAGCGAGGCGACCGTGAGCCGTGTGCTGAACGACAAGCCCAACGTCGCCGAGTCGACCCGCCAGGCGGTGCTCACCGCGCTGGACGTCCTCGGTTACGAGCGCCCCTTCCAGCTGCGCCGCAAGACCGCCGGGCTGGTGGGGCTCATCGTCCCCGAGCTCGACAACCCGATCTTCCCGATCCTCGCGCAGATCATCGAGACCGCGCTGGCGCAGCACGGCTACACGGCGGTGCTGTGCACGCAGACCCCCGGCGGGATGCACGAGGACGACTACACCGAGATGCTGCTCGACCGGGGGGTCGCGGGGATCATCGTCGTCAGCGGGCAGCACGCCGACACCACCACCAGCCCGGACCGTTACCTGCGGCTGCGGGAGGGCGGCCTCCCGCTGGTGCTCGTCAACGGCTACTACCCGGGCATCGACGCGTCCTTCCTGTCCAACGACGACGTCGCGTCGATGGACCTGTCACTGACCCACCTCGTGCAGCTGGGCCACACCGAGATCGGGCTGGCGGTCGGGCCGGACCGCTACGTGCCGGTCATCCGCAAGATCGAGGGCTACCGCGCCGGGATGGAGCGGCTGCTCGGCCGCACCGACGTGGACGGCCTGGTCGAGACCACGTTGTTCAGCGTCGAGGGCGGGGCGTCGGCGGCCACCCGCCTCATCGGCAAGGGCTGCACCGCCATCGTGTGCGGCTCGGACCTGATGGCGCTCGGGGCGATCCGCGCGGCCCGGGCGCTGGGGCGGCGCGTCCCGGAGGACGTCTCGGTCATCGGCTACGACGACTCGGCGCTGATGGCCTTCACCAACCCGCCGCTGACGACGGTGCACCAGGCGGTCGTCGCGATGGGGGAGGCGTCGGTGCGCTCGCTGCTGGACGAGATCGAGGGCAGCCCCGTGCCGCGCACCGAGTTCCTCTTCCAGCCCGAGCTGGTCGTGCGCGCCTCGACCGCCCCCGCCCCCCGCTGA
- the otsB gene encoding trehalose-phosphatase, with translation MDDAIRAAIEELASSPTVLVATDFDGVLAPLVEDPSTSRPLPGTVEALRGLARMPRTTVAAVSGRDLDTLARLTGIGPDDGVVLVGSHGAQSSRPEAGLHELTGPQRLALASLDEGLTAIVERHPGTRIERKPAAVVLHTRGVYEPVADSATADTVALAAQHSKAHVMPGKCVVELSVVDADKGSAVTDLAAWCGADAVFYAGDDVTDERAFAAMAAAGREHDLSLKVGEGDTRAGWRVDSPEAAAEVLQHLVEQRQRHTAG, from the coding sequence ATGGACGACGCGATCCGGGCCGCGATCGAGGAGCTCGCCTCGAGCCCGACGGTCCTGGTGGCCACGGACTTCGACGGGGTGCTCGCCCCCCTCGTGGAGGACCCGTCGACCTCGCGACCCCTCCCCGGCACGGTCGAGGCGTTGCGCGGCCTGGCCCGTATGCCGCGAACCACCGTGGCCGCCGTCTCCGGGCGGGACCTGGACACCCTGGCCCGGCTCACGGGGATCGGGCCCGACGACGGCGTGGTGCTCGTGGGCAGCCACGGCGCCCAGTCCTCCCGCCCCGAGGCCGGCCTGCACGAGCTGACCGGGCCGCAGCGGCTCGCGCTGGCCTCGCTCGACGAGGGCCTCACCGCGATCGTGGAGCGGCACCCGGGGACCCGGATCGAGCGCAAGCCCGCCGCCGTGGTCCTGCACACCCGCGGCGTCTACGAGCCCGTGGCCGACTCGGCGACCGCCGACACCGTCGCCCTGGCGGCGCAGCACTCCAAGGCCCACGTGATGCCGGGCAAGTGCGTGGTGGAGCTGTCGGTGGTGGACGCCGACAAGGGCTCCGCCGTCACCGACCTCGCGGCGTGGTGCGGCGCGGACGCCGTGTTCTACGCCGGGGACGACGTGACCGACGAGCGCGCCTTCGCCGCCATGGCCGCCGCCGGCCGCGAGCACGACCTGTCCCTCAAGGTCGGGGAGGGCGACACCCGGGCCGGGTGGCGGGTGGACTCCCCGGAGGCCGCAGCAGAGGTGCTGCAGCACCTCGTCGAGCAGCGGCAGCGGCATACGGCCGGCTGA